In Polyodon spathula isolate WHYD16114869_AA chromosome 11, ASM1765450v1, whole genome shotgun sequence, one genomic interval encodes:
- the LOC121323528 gene encoding growth hormone secretagogue receptor type 1-like, with product MFFPPIPECEVTDSATISTPLKYCAGLRICIPRVQSLKLRMSNETANVNCSHNCSWSDMDNWDNLSYWDTDYPINLFPIPVLTGITATCICLFIVGTAGNLMTMLIVSKFKDMRTTTNLYLSSMAFSDLLIFLCMPLDLYRIWRYRPWNFGDVLCKVFQFTSESCTYSTILNITALSVERYFAICFPLRAKVFVTKGRVKGVILIIWILAFVSAGPIFVLVGVEHENGTDPWETNECKATDYAIRSGLLTIMVWVSSIFFFLPVFCLTVLYSLIGRKLWKRKRETIGPSMSSRDKSSKQTVKMLAVVVFAFVLCWLPFHVGRYLFSKSSEAGSLLMSQISQYCNLVSFVLFYLSAAINPILYNIMSKKYRVAACKLFGLKQAPRGTASTVKDESTPVWTESSVST from the exons ATGTTTTTTCCTCCCATTCCGGAATGCGAAGTCACCGACTCGGCTACTATCAGCACTCCATTGAAGTACTGTGCTGGGCTTAGGATCTGTATACCTCGAGTACAGAGTTTGAAACTCAGGATGTCAAACGAGACGGCAAATGTTAACTGCTCGCACAACTGCAGCTGGTCTGATATGGACAATTGGGACAACTTATCATACTGGGATACTGACTACCCAATCAATCTTTTTCCTATCCCAGTTTTGACAGGAATAACGGCTACCTGCATCTGTCTCTTCATTGTTGGAACTGCAGGGAATTTAATGACAATGTTGATCGTCTCCAAATTCAAGGACATGAGGACAACTACCAATCTCTACCTATCCAGCATGGCCTTTTCAGACCTCCTTATATTCCTCTGCATGCCTTTGGACCTTTACAGAATCTGGCGTTATAGACCTTGGAATTTTGGGGACGTGCTTTGCAAGGTATTCCAGTTCACCAGCGAAAGTTGCACGTACTCCACAATCCTCAATATAACAGCTCTTAGCGTGGAGAGATACTTTGCAATATGTTTCCCACTCCGGGCAAAAGTGTTTGTGACTAAGGGTCGAGTGAAAGGTGTAATATTGATTATCTGGATATTGGCATTTGTCAGCGCTGGTCCCATATTCGTTTTGGTTGGAGTCGAACACGAGAACGGTACTGATCCGTGGGAGACAAACGAGTGTAAGGCGACAGACTACGCTATCCGGTCTGGCCTCCTTACTATAATGGTGTGGGTTTCCAGCATCTTTTTCTTCTTGCCGGTTTTTTGCTTGACTGTACTCTATAGCCTTATTGGAAGAAAGTTGTGGAAGAGAAAAAGAGAGACCATAGGACCCAGCATGTCATCCAGAGATAAGAGCAGCAAGCAAACTGTGAAAATGCTGG CTGTGGTGGTGTTCGCCTTTGTACTCTGTTGGCTCCCTTTTCACGTTGGACGGTATCTCTTCTCTAAATCTTCAGAGGCTGGCTCTTTGTTAATGTCTCAGATCAGTCAGTATTGCAACTTAGTCTCCTTCGTCCTCTTCTACTTAAGCGCAGCCATCAACCCAATTCTTTACAATATCATGTCCAAGAAGTACCGGGTGGCTGCTTGCAAACTCTTTGGCCTTAAACAAGCACCAAGAGGGACAGCTTCTACCGTGAAGGATGAAAGCACTCCTGTTTGGACAGAGTCGAGTGTCAGCACATGA